The following are from one region of the Salvelinus alpinus chromosome 16, SLU_Salpinus.1, whole genome shotgun sequence genome:
- the fetub gene encoding fetuin B isoform X1, which yields MMKQCALLLLACVYAHAAPLEAGMKAGSCQDAVALGAAGQALDKINKDRTEGYVFGLHRLSNVNQMEHGETGVVFYLTMDVLETDCHVVSKKNAKDCEVPKAENTPVYGQCKAVIYMNRVHRVVRLYKYNCVVRPVYRCVCPFPAAAAKVAKQCPDCPSAMPKDHQEILKTATLSMEKFNKDSGLANHFAILNITRARTSMGMATFYFAEFTIQETTCANTTDLSAASKCPLMDCEFAHKGHCKGSHSHDMGGQDIVSVNCEVFENENSKKEKGAHLLGGETDHSHTLQSGKHGEDHTHNATGAHDHTHDHAHDHTKDHKHDGAHAHDHKDGAHGHSHGDRAAGGHDHGHGHDHGHTHHAKAHNHSTDTGPHQHHNYKHDGEGHTHEHDHELALDHDHKHVHLHEHEHHHHHHEHPHGTESRHPPQGTVTFLPALGLPMTLPSFPEQPVGEKGATLPMVQDPKIPGMSQPTILPFPTTVSAQCPAEVKDEDNFVKELFAEDPLFKAAA from the exons ATGATGAAGCAGTGTGCCTTGTTGTTGCTGGCGTGTGTGTATGCTCACGCCGCCCCCCTGGAAGCCGGCATGAAGGCCGGGTCGTGCCAGGACGCCGTGGCCCTGGGAGCAGCAGGACAGGCCCTAGACAAGATCAACAAGGACCGCACAGAAGGCTACGTGTTCGGTCTCCACCGCCTCAGCAACGTCAACCAGATGGAGCAT GGGGAAACAGGGGTTGTGTTCTACCTGACCATGGATGTGCTGGAGACCGACTGCCACGTGGTCAGCAAGAAAAACGCAAAGGACTGTGAGGTCCCCAAGGCTGAAAACACACCG GTCTACGGTCAATGCAAGGCTGTTATCTACATGAACAGAGTCCATAGAGTGGTTCGTCTGTACAAGTACAACTGTGTGGTCAGACCAG TGTACCGATGTGTATGTCCGTTCCCAGCGGCTGCGGCGAAAGTGGCTAAGCAGTGCCCAGACTGTCCCTCTGCCATGCCCAAGGACCACCAGGAGATCCTGAAGACGGCCACCCTGTCCATGGAGAAGTTCAACAAGGACAGCGGCTTGGCCAATCACTTCGCCATCCTCAACATCACCCGTGCACGGACATCG ATGGGCATGGCGACCTTCTACTTTGCAGAGTTCACCATCCAGGAGACTACCTGTGCCAACACCACCGACCTTTCCGCAGCCTCCAAGTGTCCTCTGATGGACTGCGAGTTTGCA CACAAAGGACACTGCAAGGGCTCCCACTCTCACGACATGGGAGGCCAGGATATTGTCTCGGTCAACTGTGAGGTCTTTGAGAATGAG AACTCAAAGAAGGAGAAGGGAGCTCACCTGTTGGGAGGAGAGACCGACCACAGCCACACCCTTCAGTCTGGAAAACACGGCGAAGACCACACCCATAATGCCACCGGCGCTCACGACCACACTCACGACCACGCTCACGACCACACCAAAGACCACAAACACGACGGCGCCCACGCCCATGATCATAAAGATGGCGCCCATGGTCACTCTCATGGCGATAGAGCTGCTGGCGGTCACGACCACGGTCACGGCCACGACCACGGTCACACCCACCACGCCAAGGCCCATAACCACAGCACTGACACCGGACCGCACCAGCATCACAACTACAAGCACGATGGCGAGGGCCACACTCACGAGCATGACCATGAGCTAGCCTTGGATCACGACCACAAGCACGTTCACCTGCACGAGCACgagcaccaccaccatcaccacgaGCACCCACACGGGACCGAGTCCCGTCACCCTCCCCAGGGAACCGTGACCTTCCTCCCCGCCCTGGGCCTGCCCATGACCCTGCCCTCCTTCCCCGAACAGCCTGTGGGTGAGAAGGGCGCCACTCTGCCCATGGTCCAAGACCCAAAGATCCCTGGGATGAGCCAGCCCACCATCCTGCCCTTCCCCACCACTGTGTCTGCTCAGTGCCCTGCTGAGGTCAAGGATGAGGACAACTTCGTGAAGGAGCTCTTTGCTGAGGACCCCCTCTTCAAAGCAGCTGCGTAA
- the LOC139541728 gene encoding LOW QUALITY PROTEIN: fetuin-B (The sequence of the model RefSeq protein was modified relative to this genomic sequence to represent the inferred CDS: inserted 2 bases in 1 codon; deleted 1 base in 1 codon) has translation MWVCVWLVALCVCWHGGSPSPVTPAVGCQGPEVLRVAEEGLDQINSDLTEGFILSLNRVYDVSQQTGVRLQLFNLTIDVLETKCHVISRKPWKKYEVKDVDNVPEYGHCMASXKSVELGSYKCAIQQVPATVIVDTCPDCPTVVQLDDPITAETANLSSMKYNRMSRLPNYFTPLNVTGASMQWVMGPAYFVEFTIRETVCAKDTPDVDLTQCKMMDCEFAHKAFCTGSHTTLDDGTFQTKRPIEVKCEIFEPEAAKAEAHIRGDSGHQSEDEDHKHAHTHLHPYEHHHHHPPPNSNQASPRLKRSLGIVVVLPPPHVPPPPRASPAASNCPAKRKTNLGLDRFPI, from the exons atgtgggtctgtgtgtggctggtggccctgtgtgtgtgttggcatggGGGTAGCCCCTCCCCGGTGACCCCTGCGGTGGGGTGCCAGGGCCCGGAGGTCCTGAGGGTGGCAGAGGAAGGCCTGGACCAGATCAATTCTGACCTCACCGAAGGATTCATTCTCAGCCTCAACAGAGTCTATGATGTCAGCCAGCAGACAGGGGTGAGGCTA CAGCTGTTCAACCTGACCATAGACGTGCTGGAGACAAAGTGTCATGTGATCAGCAGGAAGCCGTGGAAGAAATATGAAGTAAAGGATGTAGATAACGTACCA GAGTATGGGCATTGTATGGCGTC AAAGAGTGTGGAACTGGGCAGCTATAAATGTGCCATCCAACAAG TGCCTGCCACGGTCATCGTCGACACGTGTCCAGACTGTCCAACAGTAGTGCAGCTGGATGACCCCATCACAGCGGAGACGGCCAATCTG TCCTCCATGAAATACAACAGAATGAGTCGCCTGCCAAACTACTTCACCCCCCTCAACGTAACAGGAGCTAGCATGCAG TGGGTAATGGGTCCGGCCTACTTTGTAGAGTTCACCATCAGAGAGACGGTCTGTGCTAAGGACACTCCTGACGTTGATCTGACCCAGTGTAAAATGATGGACTGTGAATTTGC GCACAAGGCCTTTTGCACAGGCTCTCACACCACTCTGGATGATGGCACGTTTCAGACCAAACGCCCCATCGAGGTGAAGTGTGAAATCTTTGAACCAGAG GCTGCCAAGGCAGAGGCCCATATCAGAGGAGACAGTGGGCATCAGAGTGAAGATGAGGACCAtaaacacgcgcacacacacctgcacccctatgagcaccaccaccaccaccccccccccaactcCAATCAGGCTTCCCCCAGACTGAAGCGCTCGTTGGGTATAGTGGTGGTTCTACCTCCCCCTCATGTTCCACCACCTCCGCGAGCCTCACCAGCAGCAAGCAACTGTCCAGCCAAGAGGAAAACTAACCTGGGACTGGATAGGTTTCCAATTTGA
- the fetub gene encoding fetuin B isoform X2 translates to MMKQCALLLLACVYAHAAPLEAGMKAGSCQDAVALGAAGQALDKINKDRTEGYVFGLHRLSNVNQMEHGETGVVFYLTMDVLETDCHVVSKKNAKDCEVPKAENTPVYGQCKAVIYMNRVHRVVRLYKYNCVVRPAAAAKVAKQCPDCPSAMPKDHQEILKTATLSMEKFNKDSGLANHFAILNITRARTSMGMATFYFAEFTIQETTCANTTDLSAASKCPLMDCEFAHKGHCKGSHSHDMGGQDIVSVNCEVFENENSKKEKGAHLLGGETDHSHTLQSGKHGEDHTHNATGAHDHTHDHAHDHTKDHKHDGAHAHDHKDGAHGHSHGDRAAGGHDHGHGHDHGHTHHAKAHNHSTDTGPHQHHNYKHDGEGHTHEHDHELALDHDHKHVHLHEHEHHHHHHEHPHGTESRHPPQGTVTFLPALGLPMTLPSFPEQPVGEKGATLPMVQDPKIPGMSQPTILPFPTTVSAQCPAEVKDEDNFVKELFAEDPLFKAAA, encoded by the exons ATGATGAAGCAGTGTGCCTTGTTGTTGCTGGCGTGTGTGTATGCTCACGCCGCCCCCCTGGAAGCCGGCATGAAGGCCGGGTCGTGCCAGGACGCCGTGGCCCTGGGAGCAGCAGGACAGGCCCTAGACAAGATCAACAAGGACCGCACAGAAGGCTACGTGTTCGGTCTCCACCGCCTCAGCAACGTCAACCAGATGGAGCAT GGGGAAACAGGGGTTGTGTTCTACCTGACCATGGATGTGCTGGAGACCGACTGCCACGTGGTCAGCAAGAAAAACGCAAAGGACTGTGAGGTCCCCAAGGCTGAAAACACACCG GTCTACGGTCAATGCAAGGCTGTTATCTACATGAACAGAGTCCATAGAGTGGTTCGTCTGTACAAGTACAACTGTGTGGTCAGACCAG CGGCTGCGGCGAAAGTGGCTAAGCAGTGCCCAGACTGTCCCTCTGCCATGCCCAAGGACCACCAGGAGATCCTGAAGACGGCCACCCTGTCCATGGAGAAGTTCAACAAGGACAGCGGCTTGGCCAATCACTTCGCCATCCTCAACATCACCCGTGCACGGACATCG ATGGGCATGGCGACCTTCTACTTTGCAGAGTTCACCATCCAGGAGACTACCTGTGCCAACACCACCGACCTTTCCGCAGCCTCCAAGTGTCCTCTGATGGACTGCGAGTTTGCA CACAAAGGACACTGCAAGGGCTCCCACTCTCACGACATGGGAGGCCAGGATATTGTCTCGGTCAACTGTGAGGTCTTTGAGAATGAG AACTCAAAGAAGGAGAAGGGAGCTCACCTGTTGGGAGGAGAGACCGACCACAGCCACACCCTTCAGTCTGGAAAACACGGCGAAGACCACACCCATAATGCCACCGGCGCTCACGACCACACTCACGACCACGCTCACGACCACACCAAAGACCACAAACACGACGGCGCCCACGCCCATGATCATAAAGATGGCGCCCATGGTCACTCTCATGGCGATAGAGCTGCTGGCGGTCACGACCACGGTCACGGCCACGACCACGGTCACACCCACCACGCCAAGGCCCATAACCACAGCACTGACACCGGACCGCACCAGCATCACAACTACAAGCACGATGGCGAGGGCCACACTCACGAGCATGACCATGAGCTAGCCTTGGATCACGACCACAAGCACGTTCACCTGCACGAGCACgagcaccaccaccatcaccacgaGCACCCACACGGGACCGAGTCCCGTCACCCTCCCCAGGGAACCGTGACCTTCCTCCCCGCCCTGGGCCTGCCCATGACCCTGCCCTCCTTCCCCGAACAGCCTGTGGGTGAGAAGGGCGCCACTCTGCCCATGGTCCAAGACCCAAAGATCCCTGGGATGAGCCAGCCCACCATCCTGCCCTTCCCCACCACTGTGTCTGCTCAGTGCCCTGCTGAGGTCAAGGATGAGGACAACTTCGTGAAGGAGCTCTTTGCTGAGGACCCCCTCTTCAAAGCAGCTGCGTAA